The Fusobacterium varium genome includes a window with the following:
- a CDS encoding DUF1311 domain-containing protein encodes MKKITMLLSAIFILLFNISDAKAETIQDEIARIEGKSYEYESDISNAETQLEMNLYSGDLYQLWDDELNSIWKRLSKELTPEMKKKVLNQQRAWIKRKDENVKSAGDMVDGGSIQPLVHNSRAAEMTRTRVYVLAKYLANNRNEIFIIPSEVKKSINEADPNLNDVFKSFEGQWKIDEKPNTYIGIERTDMCLYGVEGSNWTLWVTDEVVLSDKDVYSYTKDNIIFKVSHNGKNSFYKLSFTYGDTIIFASGSSLDKMDNVITFY; translated from the coding sequence ATGAAAAAAATTACAATGTTATTATCTGCGATATTTATTTTACTTTTTAATATTTCTGATGCAAAAGCTGAAACTATTCAAGATGAGATTGCAAGAATAGAGGGGAAATCTTATGAGTATGAAAGTGATATTTCTAATGCTGAAACTCAATTAGAGATGAATCTTTATTCTGGAGATCTATATCAGCTTTGGGATGATGAGCTTAACTCTATTTGGAAAAGACTTAGTAAAGAGTTAACTCCTGAAATGAAGAAAAAGGTGCTTAATCAACAAAGAGCATGGATAAAAAGAAAAGATGAAAATGTAAAATCAGCTGGGGATATGGTTGATGGTGGAAGTATACAACCATTAGTACATAATTCAAGGGCAGCAGAGATGACAAGAACAAGAGTATATGTACTTGCTAAATATTTAGCTAATAATAGAAATGAGATATTTATAATTCCATCTGAAGTTAAAAAAAGTATAAATGAGGCAGATCCCAACTTAAATGATGTTTTTAAATCATTTGAAGGACAATGGAAAATAGATGAAAAACCTAATACATATATTGGTATTGAGAGAACAGATATGTGTTTATATGGAGTTGAAGGAAGCAATTGGACACTTTGGGTGACAGATGAAGTTGTTCTTTCTGATAAAGATGTATATAGTTATACAAAAGATAATATTATATTTAAAGTTTCACATAATGGTAAAAATAGTTTTTATAAACTTTCATTTACTTATGGTGATACTATTATTTTTGCATCTGGATCTTCTTTAGATAAAATGGATAATGTTATAACTTTTTATTAG
- a CDS encoding CCA tRNA nucleotidyltransferase, giving the protein MEKINLSKDEKEILKILQKYGEGYIVGGYVRDSLLGIEPSDCDFVTNLDYSKLLEIFKDYSPKEIGKHFGIIQIIYNGKAYEIAKYRKDIGVPEDRKKQEIEFTNNIMEDLKRRDFTINAIAYDGKNFRYVEGAEEDLKNKTLRFVGDPIERIKEDPLRIMRFIRFLATKNLESAFEIEKLKNYLYLLDKISMERIRDEFNKIILSKNIEKALSILEKSGVLEYIIPEWSATIGFDQKNHHHYLTVDEHIKKVVSLCNQDLELRISALLHDIGKPQTFTLDSEGKGHFYNHEVESAKIAESILKRMKYSTKVSSNIRNLVLYHLNTFKNGGRKYVKKLINEMGKDEVLKLFKLMEFDRIAHTPPHDFRSLDELKRLYNEIIEKDEAVSIKDLKISGKDIIELGVAEGKEIGRILKLLFERVLEDSNLNKKEVLIKLAKEIIDNKELA; this is encoded by the coding sequence ATGGAAAAGATAAATCTATCTAAAGATGAAAAAGAGATATTAAAGATACTTCAAAAATATGGAGAGGGATATATAGTTGGTGGATATGTAAGAGATTCACTTTTAGGAATTGAGCCAAGTGATTGTGATTTTGTTACCAATTTAGATTATAGTAAACTTTTAGAGATATTTAAAGATTATTCACCTAAAGAGATAGGAAAACATTTTGGAATTATTCAAATAATTTACAATGGAAAAGCTTATGAGATAGCAAAATATAGAAAAGATATTGGCGTTCCAGAGGATAGGAAAAAGCAAGAGATAGAGTTTACTAATAATATAATGGAAGATTTGAAAAGAAGAGATTTCACTATTAATGCAATAGCCTATGATGGAAAAAATTTCAGATATGTTGAGGGAGCAGAGGAGGATTTAAAAAATAAAACTCTTAGATTTGTAGGAGATCCTATTGAAAGAATTAAAGAAGATCCTTTGAGAATAATGAGATTTATTAGATTTTTAGCTACTAAAAATTTAGAGAGTGCTTTTGAAATAGAAAAATTGAAAAATTATTTATATCTCTTAGATAAAATTTCAATGGAAAGAATAAGAGATGAGTTTAATAAGATAATTCTCTCTAAAAATATAGAGAAAGCTTTATCAATTTTAGAAAAGAGTGGAGTGTTAGAATATATTATTCCAGAGTGGAGTGCAACAATAGGTTTTGATCAGAAAAATCATCATCACTATTTAACAGTAGACGAGCATATAAAAAAGGTTGTTTCTCTATGTAATCAAGATTTAGAGTTAAGAATATCAGCTCTTTTACATGATATAGGAAAGCCACAAACATTTACACTAGATAGTGAGGGAAAAGGACATTTTTATAACCATGAAGTTGAAAGTGCTAAAATAGCAGAAAGTATTTTAAAAAGAATGAAATATTCTACAAAGGTAAGTAGTAATATAAGAAATCTTGTTCTTTACCATTTGAACACTTTTAAAAATGGTGGAAGAAAATATGTAAAAAAATTGATTAATGAGATGGGAAAAGATGAAGTTTTAAAACTGTTTAAGTTGATGGAATTTGATCGAATCGCTCATACTCCACCACATGATTTTAGATCCTTAGATGAGTTAAAAAGATTGTACAATGAGATTATAGAAAAAGATGAAGCTGTAAGTATAAAGGATTTAAAAATTAGTGGAAAGGATATTATAGAACTTGGAGTAGCTGAAGGAAAAGAGATTGGAAGGATATTAAAACTGTTATTTGAAAGAGTTTTGGAAGATTCTAATTTAAATAAAAAAGAGGTATTAATTAAACTAGCAAAAGAGATAATTGATAATAAAGAATTGGCTTAA
- a CDS encoding DeoR/GlpR transcriptional regulator, with protein MLNIQRYNTILELIKNKKNIKLNELIEELKVSEATVRRDLNFLEEKGKIKRVHGGAVLVENKEEDIVYKKMVYSEEKDIIGKKAAALIKNGDIIYLDAGSTTESVIKYLKEKEDIKVVTNGFTHIEELTKAGVEAYIIGGKVKLKTGATVGATAVISLKNYNFDIAFIGANGITADGYSTPDPEEVIVKSEAIKRSKKVYFLCDSSKFKENSFMNFASLEDGTLITDGNIPRELEKIMEGKEERK; from the coding sequence ATGTTAAATATCCAAAGATACAATACTATATTAGAACTTATAAAAAATAAAAAAAATATAAAGTTAAACGAATTGATAGAAGAGTTAAAAGTCTCAGAAGCAACAGTTAGAAGAGATCTGAACTTTTTAGAGGAAAAGGGAAAAATAAAAAGAGTACATGGTGGAGCAGTATTAGTGGAAAATAAGGAAGAGGATATTGTTTATAAAAAGATGGTATACTCTGAAGAAAAAGATATTATAGGAAAAAAAGCTGCTGCATTGATAAAAAATGGAGATATTATCTATTTAGATGCTGGAAGTACAACAGAGAGTGTAATAAAATATCTGAAAGAAAAAGAGGATATAAAAGTAGTAACAAATGGATTTACACATATAGAGGAACTAACAAAAGCAGGAGTAGAAGCCTATATAATAGGTGGAAAGGTAAAGTTAAAAACAGGTGCAACAGTTGGAGCAACAGCAGTTATCTCTTTAAAAAACTATAATTTTGATATAGCTTTTATAGGTGCTAATGGAATAACAGCTGATGGATATTCAACTCCAGATCCTGAAGAGGTAATAGTAAAAAGTGAAGCAATTAAAAGAAGCAAAAAAGTTTATTTTCTTTGTGATAGTTCAAAGTTTAAGGAAAATAGTTTTATGAACTTTGCATCATTAGAAGATGGAACTTTAATAACAGATGGAAATATTCCAAGAGAGTTAGAAAAAATTATGGAAGGAAAGGAGGAGAGAAAATGA
- the pfkB gene encoding 1-phosphofructokinase gives MIYTVTLNPAIDYYVVMKEFVEGNLNTAEEGYTLAGGKGINVSKVLKNFGKESVALGFVGGFTGSFIKDDMKACNIAERFIELEENTRINMKLKTEKTESEIAGKSPKISKENIEKLLDEIKNIKKDDILILSGSVPNTIDKGIYGEIIEKLPEGTKVILDTRGEPFTKALDKGVFITKPNIDELSEFFHKKLETTEEIVEAGKKLRAMGSKNVIISMGKEGSILISEKGVYKGNAPKGKLISSVGAGDSMVAGITYGLIEGKELEEAYKFGIASGSATAFSEGLTTFETMENLLKEIIIEKIG, from the coding sequence ATGATCTATACAGTAACTTTAAATCCTGCAATTGATTACTACGTTGTAATGAAAGAGTTTGTTGAAGGAAATTTGAATACAGCAGAAGAGGGATACACTTTAGCAGGAGGAAAGGGAATAAATGTTTCTAAAGTTTTAAAAAACTTTGGAAAAGAAAGTGTAGCTCTTGGATTTGTAGGTGGGTTTACAGGTAGTTTTATAAAAGATGATATGAAAGCTTGTAACATAGCTGAAAGATTTATAGAGTTAGAAGAGAATACTAGAATAAATATGAAATTAAAAACAGAGAAAACTGAAAGTGAAATAGCTGGAAAATCACCAAAAATAAGTAAAGAGAACATAGAAAAATTACTAGATGAGATAAAGAATATAAAAAAAGATGATATTTTAATATTATCAGGAAGTGTTCCCAATACAATAGATAAGGGAATCTATGGTGAAATAATAGAAAAATTACCAGAGGGAACAAAGGTAATATTAGATACAAGGGGAGAACCATTTACAAAGGCATTAGATAAGGGAGTGTTTATAACAAAACCAAATATTGATGAATTATCAGAGTTCTTTCACAAAAAATTAGAAACAACAGAAGAAATTGTAGAAGCTGGGAAAAAGTTAAGGGCTATGGGAAGCAAAAATGTAATTATTTCAATGGGTAAAGAAGGATCAATACTGATAAGTGAAAAGGGAGTATACAAGGGAAATGCTCCTAAGGGAAAATTAATAAGCTCAGTTGGTGCAGGAGATTCAATGGTAGCAGGAATCACATATGGGCTTATAGAGGGAAAAGAGTTGGAAGAAGCATATAAATTTGGGATAGCATCAGGAAGTGCCACAGCATTTTCAGAAGGGTTGACAACATTTGAAACAATGGAAAATTTATTAAAAGAGATTATAATTGAAAAAATAGGGTAG